Proteins encoded in a region of the Syntrophales bacterium genome:
- a CDS encoding Rne/Rng family ribonuclease: MTKEMIFNCNDCEARIAILDARRLVNLYVERWDEHSIAGNIYVGRVARVLPGMQAAFVDVGLDRTAFLYVADASIENPEDTYLLPGEEDENGLKDLGGSSPVLSIENILREGQEILVQASKEPLGTKGARVTTYISLAGRNLVAMPGASQVGVSRKIKDEAERERLRLIIEEARPPDFGFIARTVSEGRGADEIRRDIRHLVRLWETIQHKRSLVGVPGLVHRELNMVLRAVRDFYTEDMDRIIIDSKSEYDRIEEYMKEFMPALSCRLELYEDEEPIFDFFGIEVDVEKLFDKKVWLKSGGFIVIEETEALCSIDVNTGRYVGKRTLEETILKTNLEAARQIAHQLRVRNIGGIIIIDFIDMEDERSRELVYSALAAELERDRSRTSIQKISELGLIEMTRQRQRRSLSRIMCESCPYCSGRGVIKSKTTIYYEILRELKRAAVRGAGGTICVLLNPDVAGLFTEGRKKLLDRLEQRYNKKIILQTDNRLFQDTYEIIPMQ, from the coding sequence ATGACGAAGGAAATGATTTTCAACTGCAACGATTGTGAAGCCCGGATCGCCATCCTCGACGCAAGAAGACTGGTCAATCTCTACGTGGAGCGCTGGGATGAACACTCTATCGCGGGCAATATTTACGTGGGTCGGGTCGCCCGGGTTCTGCCGGGCATGCAGGCCGCTTTTGTGGACGTCGGCCTCGACAGGACGGCCTTTCTCTATGTGGCTGACGCGTCAATCGAGAACCCGGAAGATACATACCTGCTGCCGGGCGAGGAGGACGAAAACGGTCTGAAGGACCTTGGCGGCTCGAGCCCGGTGTTGTCCATTGAAAACATCCTGCGCGAAGGGCAGGAAATCCTGGTCCAGGCATCGAAGGAACCCCTGGGAACCAAAGGGGCCCGGGTAACAACCTACATATCTCTGGCCGGCAGAAATCTGGTCGCCATGCCGGGCGCCTCCCAAGTCGGCGTATCGAGAAAAATCAAGGATGAGGCCGAACGGGAGCGGCTTCGCCTGATCATCGAAGAGGCCCGCCCGCCGGACTTCGGCTTTATCGCCAGAACGGTAAGCGAAGGCCGGGGTGCCGATGAAATCCGTCGTGATATCCGCCATCTCGTAAGGCTGTGGGAAACCATCCAGCACAAACGCTCCCTCGTGGGTGTCCCCGGACTGGTACACAGGGAACTGAACATGGTGCTTCGGGCCGTACGGGATTTCTACACCGAAGACATGGATCGCATAATCATCGATTCAAAGAGCGAATATGACAGAATCGAGGAATACATGAAGGAGTTCATGCCCGCTCTTTCCTGCCGCCTTGAACTCTACGAAGACGAAGAGCCCATTTTCGATTTTTTCGGCATCGAGGTAGACGTGGAGAAACTCTTCGATAAGAAGGTGTGGCTCAAATCAGGCGGGTTCATCGTCATCGAAGAAACGGAGGCCCTGTGCTCCATCGATGTCAATACCGGACGCTATGTGGGCAAGCGTACCCTCGAGGAGACGATTTTGAAAACAAACCTGGAAGCGGCACGGCAGATAGCCCACCAGCTCCGGGTTCGTAATATAGGGGGCATTATCATTATCGATTTCATCGACATGGAAGACGAACGAAGCCGGGAACTTGTTTACAGCGCCCTGGCGGCCGAACTGGAAAGGGATCGAAGTAGAACGAGCATTCAGAAGATCTCCGAGCTGGGCCTTATAGAGATGACACGGCAACGGCAACGCCGCAGCCTCTCCCGGATCATGTGCGAATCATGCCCCTACTGTTCAGGACGGGGAGTGATCAAGTCAAAGACAACTATCTACTATGAAATACTCAGGGAACTGAAACGAGCGGCGGTTCGCGGCGCCGGCGGGACCATCTGCGTTCTTCTCAACCCCGACGTGGCGGGACTTTTTACGGAAGGCAGGAAGAAGCTCCTGGACAGACTGGAACAGCGGTACAACAAAAAAATCATTCTTCAGACAGACAACCGTCTGTTCCAGGATACCTACGAAATCATACCCATGCAGTGA
- a CDS encoding branched-chain amino acid ABC transporter substrate-binding protein — translation MKKRFVLSVVAVLMAVPLFFGQAEAQIRIGVMAPLTGSWASEGRAMKQIVDLLADELNGAGGVLGRKVEIIAEDDGGDPRTAALAAQRLSTRDIAAVIGTYGSSITEATQNIYDENKIVQVATGSTAIRLSEKGLRYFFRTSPRDDEQGLVAADTLKSLGYERVAILHDNTTYARGLADEAAALLKADNVNIVLFDALTSGERDYSTILSQLRSRNPDVVLFTGYFPEAGLLLRQKKSMGWDVPFIGGDATNNPDLVSIAGKEAAEGFMFLSPPVPQDLDSVEATSFMAAYRAKYRDDPASVWAVLAGDAFKVIIAAIEGSGSTDPEEIAQFLRTGLEDFQGLTGAIAFDDKGDRIGELYRVYRVDGEGRFIMQ, via the coding sequence ATGAAAAAACGATTTGTGTTATCTGTGGTGGCGGTTTTGATGGCGGTTCCCCTGTTCTTCGGACAGGCTGAAGCGCAGATCAGGATCGGCGTAATGGCGCCCTTGACCGGCTCCTGGGCCAGTGAAGGCCGGGCCATGAAACAGATCGTCGACCTGCTGGCTGACGAACTGAACGGCGCCGGAGGCGTCCTGGGCCGGAAGGTCGAAATCATTGCCGAGGATGACGGCGGTGATCCGCGCACGGCTGCCCTGGCGGCACAGCGTCTCTCCACCCGGGACATCGCGGCGGTCATTGGTACGTACGGATCATCCATTACAGAGGCCACCCAGAATATCTACGACGAAAACAAGATTGTCCAGGTTGCGACGGGTTCCACGGCAATCCGCCTGAGCGAGAAGGGGCTCCGGTACTTTTTCCGCACATCCCCCAGGGATGACGAACAGGGTCTCGTCGCGGCCGACACCTTGAAATCTCTCGGCTACGAACGGGTCGCCATTCTTCACGACAACACCACCTATGCCCGTGGGCTTGCAGACGAAGCCGCCGCGCTCCTCAAGGCCGACAACGTGAACATCGTTCTTTTCGATGCCCTGACATCGGGAGAACGTGACTACAGCACCATTCTCTCACAGTTGCGGTCCCGCAATCCCGATGTGGTCCTCTTCACCGGATATTTCCCTGAAGCAGGACTGCTTCTGCGCCAGAAAAAGAGCATGGGCTGGGATGTCCCCTTCATCGGCGGCGACGCCACGAACAACCCCGATCTGGTAAGCATCGCCGGCAAGGAAGCCGCCGAGGGATTCATGTTCCTGAGCCCACCCGTTCCCCAGGATCTCGATTCGGTAGAGGCAACATCATTCATGGCAGCCTACAGGGCAAAGTACCGGGATGATCCCGCATCGGTCTGGGCGGTTCTGGCGGGAGACGCCTTCAAGGTAATCATCGCCGCCATCGAAGGCTCCGGGTCCACCGATCCCGAAGAGATAGCCCAATTCCTCCGCACGGGTCTCGAGGATTTTCAGGGACTGACCGGAGCCATCGCCTTCGATGACAAGGGAGACCGAATCGGCGAACTGTACCGCGTATACAGGGTTGACGGCGAGGGCAGGTTTATCATGCAATAA
- a CDS encoding branched-chain amino acid ABC transporter permease, whose product MQLFFEQLTNGLAVGGIYALIALGYTMVYGVLKLINFAHGDLFTIGAYLGFTLLLSLGLTDHLGPLAGILVLTIMVMGLVAVIGELLERTAYRPLRTSPRLSAVVSALGASIFFQNAIMLIYGARFRVYPHDLLPVTAVSIFGLTIPVMRIILFAASVVMMAGLYLFVQRTRTGTAIRAAAIDQGAARLMGIDVNRVIMYVFLIGPALGGAAGMMVGLYYGQINFTMGWGYGLKAFTAAILGGIGNIPGAMLGGILLGIIESLGATYISLAWKDAISFMVLILILIVRPTGILGERVADKV is encoded by the coding sequence ATGCAGCTCTTTTTCGAACAACTCACAAACGGCCTGGCCGTGGGGGGTATCTACGCCCTGATAGCCCTGGGCTACACCATGGTATACGGTGTGCTCAAGCTGATCAATTTCGCCCATGGTGATCTTTTTACAATCGGCGCCTATCTGGGATTCACCCTGCTCCTGTCCCTGGGCCTGACCGATCACCTGGGCCCCCTGGCCGGAATTCTCGTGCTGACGATCATGGTCATGGGCCTGGTCGCGGTCATAGGGGAACTTCTGGAGCGGACGGCCTACCGTCCGCTGCGGACATCCCCCAGGCTGTCGGCCGTGGTCTCGGCCCTCGGCGCGTCCATTTTTTTTCAAAACGCCATTATGCTTATCTACGGCGCCCGGTTCCGTGTCTATCCCCATGATCTGTTGCCTGTCACGGCGGTCTCGATTTTCGGCCTGACGATACCGGTGATGAGGATTATCCTCTTTGCCGCTTCGGTGGTCATGATGGCCGGACTCTACCTGTTCGTCCAACGCACCAGAACGGGCACGGCCATTCGAGCCGCCGCCATCGACCAGGGAGCGGCCAGGCTCATGGGCATCGATGTCAACCGGGTCATCATGTATGTCTTCCTCATCGGCCCGGCTCTCGGGGGCGCTGCGGGGATGATGGTCGGACTCTACTATGGTCAGATCAATTTCACCATGGGATGGGGTTACGGCCTGAAGGCCTTTACCGCGGCCATCCTGGGGGGCATCGGAAACATACCCGGAGCCATGCTCGGCGGCATCCTTCTGGGCATCATTGAATCCCTGGGAGCCACCTACATCTCTCTGGCATGGAAGGACGCCATTTCTTTCATGGTCCTGATTCTGATCCTGATTGTCCGCCCCACGGGCATTCTGGGAGAACGGGTGGCTGACAAGGTATGA